A window of the Miscanthus floridulus cultivar M001 chromosome 14, ASM1932011v1, whole genome shotgun sequence genome harbors these coding sequences:
- the LOC136502657 gene encoding myosin-binding protein 7-like: MADVGEPPPSLCPLCGHPASFSVSPPTSAAAANASPARPPLKRRTPPVPEAPPAVVRVEIGDEAAALREALARQQAALADVQAELDAERGAAAGAASEAMTMILRLQREKAEAMMEARQFRRYAEEKMAHDAVELTALEEALSKREAAGTRALQGQTPRHPCGAVPSTGGSTPRRPSAATPRHPPSSPSPAASSGDGAGGYYPPLRCCIDHPPTASEADALETPRDQLTCLAHRVHLLERGTTPVAAANANTTPIIRVAPGSAFPCHARAYSDDSLNLYDGDCFPDDDCGASDRVYTVDTIHGAPLAVPELGSYGGGGTPMGSDCGYGGAPWTEDEEVRRLSARMQELEADRESMRQAIISMGAEKAQVMLLKEIAQKLCKEAAPPPVPAAAAVAQQSFYKGGNTQPAMTVTVRPPRHPPVLMQRKVVKRQPSLFAAVVKWVTSIMWWRRKSSRVKYPIGQCGNNVGLLLLLDKAPRASGHGHQRPPKRI, from the exons atggccgacgtcggcGAGCCCCCTCCCTCGCTCTGCCCGTTATGCGGCCACCCTGCCTCCTTCTCCGTTTCCCCGCCGACGTCTGCGGCGGCGGCCAACGCCTCCCCCGCGAGACCGCCGCTGAAGCGGAGGACCCCACCCGTACCCGAGGCGCCACCCGCGGTGGTGCGAGTGGAGATCGGGGACGAGGCCGCGGCGCTGCGCGAGGCATTGGCGCGGCAGCAAGCCGCGCTTGCGGACGTCCAGGCGGAGCTCGATGCGGAGCGCGGGGCCGCGGCCGGCGCCGCCAGCGAGGCCATGACCATGATCCTCCGCCTGCAGCGCGAGAAGGCCGAGGCCATGATGGAGGCACGCCAGTTCCGCCGCTACGCCGAGGAGAAGATGGCCCACGACGCCGTCGAGCTCACGGCCCTTGAAGAGGCGCTCTCCAAGCGTGAGGCCGCCGGGACGCGGGCGCTCCAGGGCCAGACGCCCCGCCACCCCTGCGGCGCCGTGCCGTCGACCGGGGGCTCCACCCCGCGCCGGCCCTCCGCCGCCACGCCGCGCCACCCGCCCTCCTCGCCGTCCCCCGCGGCGTCGTCCGGAGACGGAGCCGGAGGGTACTACCCGCCTCTACGGTGCTGCATCGACCACCCACCCACCGCGTCCGAGGCCGACGCGCTCGAGACCCCGCGCGATCAGCTTACCTGCCTCGCCCACCGCGTCCACCTCCTCGAGCGCGGCACGACCCCGGTGGCCGCCGCCAACGCCAACACCACGCCCATCATCCGCGTCGCGCCGGGATCCGCATTCCCGTGCCACGCGCGCGCCTACTCGGACGACAGCCTCAACTTGTACGACGGCGACTGCTTCCCGGACGACGACTGCGGCGCCAGCGACCGGGTATACACCGTGGACACCATTCACGGGGCACCCCTGGCGGTTCCTGAGCTCGGCTCCTACGGCGGCGGTGGCACACCTATGGGGAGCGACTGCGGCTACGGCGGCGCTCCGTGGACGGAAGACGAGGAGGTGCGCCGCCTCAGCGCGCGGATGCAGGAGTTGGAGGCGGACCGTGAGTCCATGAGGCAGGCCATCATCTCCATGGGGGCCGAGAAGGCGCAGGTCATGCTGCTCAAGGAGATCGCGCAGAAGCTCTGCAAGGAGGCGGCGCCACCACCGGttccagcggcggcggcagtggcgcagCAGAGCTTCTACAAAGGGGGCAACACGCAGCCGGCCATGACCGTCACTGTGCGACCACCACGGCACCCGCCGGTGCTTATGCAAAGGAAGGTGGTGAAGAGGCAGCCATCACTCTTTGCTGCAGTGGTCAAG TGGGTTACATCAATCATGTGGTGGCGAAGGAAATCATCCCGCGTCAA GTACCCGATTGGGCAGTGCGGCAACAATGTGGGGCTCCTGCTGCTGCTCGACAAGGCTCCCAGGGCATCAGGCCACGGCCACCAGAGGCCTCCCAAGAGGATCTAA